Part of the Sphingobium lignivorans genome is shown below.
CGCCATGGTGCGTCGGTCGGCGCGTCGCGCGCGCGTGCAGTTCGCCTGAACCGGCAAATGGGGGGCGGCGCGGCATCGGCCGCGCTGCCCCCTTTTCCTGTCAGTCCAGGGTCTGCTTCACCGCATAATAAGTGAAGATCGAGTGATCCGGACCGGACCGGCGGCTGCCGGTGCCGATGATGAGCGTGCGGCTCATCCAGTCATGCGGCCCCTCGGGCACGATGAAGGTCGGCGAGAAGCAGAAATAGGCAGGCTGCGGCGTGCCATGGTCGATGCGGCCTTCGCCGGGCTTGGCGGGCACCAGATAGCCGTTGTTGTTGATGTAGATCTTCGTCCCGTCATCGGCTTCGAGCAGATAGTGGGAATTGATGATGATCGTGCCGTCGCCGCGCACCTTGGCATAGTCCGCGCCGCTGTCCGGCACGACCTTGCCGGAAAGGCGGGGGCCGTAAATGGTGCCGCCGGAGCAGGGCGTGTAGCCTTGGCTGCCGCCGCCGGGCAGCGGGCCGAAGATGCAACGTTCCGGGCGGAACTCGACACGCATTTCGAACACGAATTCGAGATGCGCGGGAACCTGTGGTTCGGTCATGGGAAGTCCTTGTGTTTCGCGATGAATGAGGGGTCGAGGGCGCGATCGGCGCTCACAGCAGCATGAAATAATGGATGCGGTTCGCCTTCGGGATCTTCTCGGCCACGCCCACGAAGATGTGCTTGCCGAGCCAGTCGTGCGGGCCCTCGGGCACGTCGAACTTGGGGCTCACGCGCATATAATAGTCTTCCGCCGAGACGTCCTCGTTGCGCGCCATGCGCTCCATCGCGTCGCCCTCGGCCCAGCGATAGCCGCGGCTCTGCAGGTAGATGGGGGTGCCGTCATCCGCTTCGAGCATGTAGCGGGCGTCGAAATCGATGACGCCGTTGGGCCGCACCAGCGGGAAGTCGCCGCCGCTCATCGGAATGACGCGGCCCTTGATGCGCGGGCCCTCGAACGTTCCTTGCGCGGCCCACACCGCCGCGCGGGTCGCGCCCATGCTGGTCGGCTTGACCCAGATGGCGGGCGTGAGGTCGATGGACACGGTGAACGCGAACTCGAAGCGCGGCGCGAAGGGGTGGGGCGGCAGGTCTGGCGTCGCCATGGATGCATGTCTCCTTGTCTATATGGTCAGGGTCTGTCTGGTCAGGCGGAAGCGGGCGTGACGGGCAGGGTCCGGTAGCGCGCACCCAGGATGCGGGCGAACTTGCCGTCGCGAAGATAATAGAAGCCGAGGCTCTCGATGTTGATCGACTGGCCTTTCATCAGCGGTCCGGCGATGAAGTCCGGCCAGTCCACCAGTCCGTAGAACTCGGTGCGCACATGGCAGGCCAGCGTGTCCGGCCCGGCGGCGACGGCCAGGATGTCCAGCGTCTCGCGCACTTTGGATTTCACGTCGCGATAGAAATCGAGAATGTTGTCGCGGCCGATGATCTGGCGTTTTTCGCCGAGATTGAAGATCACGTCGTCGCAGTAATAGCGGGCGAAACCCTCGAAATCATTGGCGTTGAAGCGGGCGATATAGTCCGCATAATCCTCTTCGGTCATCCTGCCTGCCTCTCCCGCGGTCGGGTTTGTGAAGAGCGCCGCGATATTGTTGATTCTTCAACACCTATGCGAGCCATGGGCATCAATCAACTCCTATTAGAACAAGTCCGGCCGATATTCCGGATTGCATTCGGCGGCGATTTCGGTCGAAACTGGCAATCGTGGATAAGATCAACAGTTGCAAGCGCTCTCATGGCTAGGGCCGGGGGGCAAGTGGACATCATGGCATCCGGACCCTGTCGGCCGGAGGCGGTCAGGCGCGTCCCGATCGAGGAGGTCATGCGCATCTTCGTGCGCAAGGCCGGCTTCCTGCTCAACCGCATCGACCAGATTGCCAACGCGCTGTACGGATCGCTGGCGGAAGGCCGCGAGACTCTGGCCCAGGCGGAAATGCTGCTGGCGATCGAGGCGGGCACCGCGCGCGATCAGGTGGGCCTCGCGCGGACCTGCGGCATCGATACCTCGACCACCGCGATCATCCTCGACAATCTCGAAATGACCGGGCTTGTCGAGCGCGTGCAGGACCAGCGGGACCGGCGCCGCAGCCTGCCGGTCCTCACGGCGCAGGGGCGGCAGCGCATGCCGGCGGTGCGCGCGGCCTTCGCTGCCCTGCAGGAGGTCATGCTGGCGGGGCTGGACGGCCCGGGGCGCGCGCTGCTGGTCGAGCAGCTCGGGCGGATTGCGCGGGATGGCGATGCCGTCGCACCGCGCTGGGATGTTGCCACCTCGCCTTTCGCGGATGCTCCGAGCCTGCTGTGCAGGCGGGCGCTGCAGATCTGCAATGCCCATTTCCAGGCCTGCGTCTCGCCGCTCCATGTCACGCTGCGGCAATTCTCCGCGCTCATCATCCTGCATCTGCATCCCGGCCTCAGCCAGGTCGAATATGCCCGCGTCTACGGGCTCGATCCCTCGACATGCGCCATCGTGCTCAAGAAGCTCGCCAGCCGGGGGCTGCTCCGCGCGGCGCGCTCGGTCGAGGACCGGCGCAAGACGCTCTACGAGACCACGCAGGCGGGGCGGGACTATGCCGCCGCCATCCAGCCCGCCGCCGACGAAAGCGAGGAGCGGATGCTCGCCTCCTTCGCTCCGGCCGACCGCGCGGCCCTGCGCGCCAGCCTCCAGGCCATCGTGCGGGAGCATTCCGCAGGCCTGCGTTATCCCGGCTGCCTTCCCTGGGAATGAAGTGGTGGACGAAATCAACGGTTGATTGATGTCTCAACATCGATATACAACGATGTCTGACGAATTTGACGAGTCGTCCACTCGGGAGAGGTATTGAATGTCTGAAGGCGATCTGCGCACGCTGCCGGTGCGCAATCCACGTACCGGCGAAATCGATCTTACCCTGACGGTCGCGAGCGCGGCGGAGGTCGCGCAGAAAGCGGCTCGCCTGCGCGAGAACCAGAAGGCCTGGGGCGCCATGCCCCTCCCGGCGCGGATCGGCATCATGCAGCGCTTCCTGGGCGAAGTGGCGAAGCGCAAGGACGCGATCGCCGAGGCGGACGCCGCCGATACCGGGGGCTGCCACACATCCTATCTCCAGGGCTTCATCACCATGGGGACCATCGGCGGCTGGATCGAGGACGCGCAGGCCGCGCTCGACAAGGCGGGCTATGAAGGCCCCTCCAAGGCCATGCCGAGCGTGTCGGTGCGCACCCAGTTCGTGCCTTATCCGCTGGTG
Proteins encoded:
- a CDS encoding DUF3237 domain-containing protein; this translates as MTEPQVPAHLEFVFEMRVEFRPERCIFGPLPGGGSQGYTPCSGGTIYGPRLSGKVVPDSGADYAKVRGDGTIIINSHYLLEADDGTKIYINNNGYLVPAKPGEGRIDHGTPQPAYFCFSPTFIVPEGPHDWMSRTLIIGTGSRRSGPDHSIFTYYAVKQTLD
- a CDS encoding DUF3237 domain-containing protein, encoding MATPDLPPHPFAPRFEFAFTVSIDLTPAIWVKPTSMGATRAAVWAAQGTFEGPRIKGRVIPMSGGDFPLVRPNGVIDFDARYMLEADDGTPIYLQSRGYRWAEGDAMERMARNEDVSAEDYYMRVSPKFDVPEGPHDWLGKHIFVGVAEKIPKANRIHYFMLL
- a CDS encoding nuclear transport factor 2 family protein, giving the protein MTEEDYADYIARFNANDFEGFARYYCDDVIFNLGEKRQIIGRDNILDFYRDVKSKVRETLDILAVAAGPDTLACHVRTEFYGLVDWPDFIAGPLMKGQSINIESLGFYYLRDGKFARILGARYRTLPVTPASA
- a CDS encoding MarR family transcriptional regulator encodes the protein MARAGGQVDIMASGPCRPEAVRRVPIEEVMRIFVRKAGFLLNRIDQIANALYGSLAEGRETLAQAEMLLAIEAGTARDQVGLARTCGIDTSTTAIILDNLEMTGLVERVQDQRDRRRSLPVLTAQGRQRMPAVRAAFAALQEVMLAGLDGPGRALLVEQLGRIARDGDAVAPRWDVATSPFADAPSLLCRRALQICNAHFQACVSPLHVTLRQFSALIILHLHPGLSQVEYARVYGLDPSTCAIVLKKLASRGLLRAARSVEDRRKTLYETTQAGRDYAAAIQPAADESEERMLASFAPADRAALRASLQAIVREHSAGLRYPGCLPWE